One segment of Brassica napus cultivar Da-Ae chromosome C3, Da-Ae, whole genome shotgun sequence DNA contains the following:
- the LOC106401458 gene encoding peroxisome biogenesis protein 7, translated as MPVFKAPFNGYSVKFSPFYESRLAVATAQNFGILGNGKIHVLELSPGPPGVTESVSFDTADAVYDVSWSESHDSVLVAAVGDGSVKIYDTALPPPSNPIRSFQEHAREVHSVDYNPTRRDSFLTASWDDTVKLWAMDRPASIRTFKEHAYCVYQAVWNPKHGDVFASASGDCTLRIWDVREPGSTMIIPGHDFEILSCDWNKYDDCVLATSSVDKTIKVWDVRSYRAPLAVLNGHGYAVRKVKFSPHRRSLIASCSYDMSVCLWDYMVEDALVGRYDHHTEFAVGIDMSVLVEGLMASTGWDELVYVWQQGMDPRAS; from the coding sequence ATGCCGGTGTTCAAGGCGCCGTTCAACGGCTACTCAGTGAAATTCAGCCCCTTCTACGAGTCCCGCCTCGCCGTCGCCACCGCTCAGAACTTCGGAATCCTCGGAAACGGCAAGATCCACGTCCTCGAGCTCTCCCCCGGACCTCCCGGCGTCACCGAGTCCGTCTCCTTCGACACCGCCGACGCGGTCTACGACGTCTCCTGGTCCGAATCCCACGACTCCGTCCTCGTGGCCGCCGTCGGAGACGGCTCCGTCAAGATCTACGACACGGCCCTCCCGCCTCCCTCCAACCCGATCCGATCGTTCCAGGAGCACGCGCGTGAAGTCCACTCCGTCGACTACAACCCCACGCGCCGCGACTCGTTCCTCACGGCGTCGTGGGACGACACCGTGAAGCTCTGGGCCATGGATCGCCCCGCGAGCATCAGGACCTTCAAGGAGCACGCGTACTGCGTCTACCAGGCGGTGTGGAACCCTAAGCACGGCGACGTCTTCGCCTCCGCTTCGGGCGACTGTACTTTACGGATCTGGGACGTGCGCGAGCCTGGCTCCACCATGATCATCCCTGGCCACGATTTCGAGATACTGTCGTGTGATTGGAACAAGTATGATGATTGCGTTTTAGCGACTTCTTCGGTGGATAAGACGATCAAGGTGTGGGATGTGAGGAGTTATAGAGCTCCCTTGGCTGTGCTCAATGGGCATGGGTATGCGGTGAGGAAGGTGAAGTTCTCGCCGCATAGGAGGAGTTTGATAGCTTCTTGCTCGTATGATATGAGTGTGTGTCTTTGGGATTATATGGTGGAGGATGCGTTGGTGGGGAGGTATGATCATCATACTGAGTTTGCTGTTGGGATTGATATGAGCGTTCTTGTTGAAGGTTTGATGGCGAGTACTGGTTGGGATGAGCTTGTCTATGTTTGGCAGCAAGGGATGGATCCAAGAGCGAGTTGA
- the LOC106401570 gene encoding protein SCAR3 — MSLSRLGVRNVYGTSQQAEFYGNVDREDPEAILNGVAVSGLIGVLRQLGDLAESAAEIFQGIQEEVMATASRSNQLKMRLQHIEATVPPLEKAVLAQTTHLHFAYTGGVEWHPRIPHEHNHFIHDDLPNSFMDHYEECRDPPRLHMLDKFDINGPGSCLKRYSDPTYFRRASSSLVKGNNKFQNNNMSCKIKKKKSSSRSRDMSRLASMANQNARKTFTLISFSGQTSSSISASTSDMEKRSDLQDHHSHTYDCLSTATSSLKTGEKTKGGLVSSSLTPGSCTIGSVLSECETEDEHDNLQFTPLQGQAAAGSSCVSWDEKEEIVEEPLGVKTDEASVVDALVEKASYGEGTGRVDIGKAESEPGLQQSNGIDEVREIKAGTEIVREPRDSSEHETESEGECFVDALNSIESESENEQGLKTSLEAVSIPCGVTGERLEKSSNKVEESCRSMDNDYLNAADEMNHQDPLESDNRSRSPRNDVCTTSNITSGEDKIGFTVVPAPENSLSDSSNHLCHSEHPKSEAKVSGEVEAIKIWTNGGLLGLNPSKPPVLEVPSPDCKTEERTLGSAEAEKDKSDDLVEHVLDTPSLGTQNLTVDQRECHETSSYGVFGGLSQKLFTNSFRRRDSLPHDNRQALPPTIPENDEVMAEKSRFLFRDEAPIDWFASSPPLQHMKISLNPVDNTLQASRLKLKFSDEDNNSNNTFPSFQLLPEPATSLLDSCSDDDDDTFCMTSHIDYLSDYHSLSDSEQWEEPNDRKEHDSFHESTHVDNNGEPSSLHTEAENGCVDLNFSYLQSPVEPLPPPFPPVQWMVSKTASETISENKTTQSIQLQDALRFAFEKHTSSSIVNKEEPNTVASAPKPETKVHVKNNAREEKQNANEKETDADDFLQQIRTQHVNLKPVVMTRTLSSTAAAATTDPAINIKISAMLEKANSIRQAVASNDGDESDTWSDT, encoded by the exons ATGTCTCTTTCTAGGCTTGGGGTAAGGAATGTGTACGGTACGAGTCAACAAGCCGAGTTTTATGGAAATGTCGATCGTGAAGACCCCGAAGCGATTCTCAACGGCGTTGCAGTCTCTGGACTCATCGGTGTCTTGCGTCAGCTTGGTGATCTCGCTGA GTCTGCAGCAGAGATATTTCAAGGCATACAAGAGGAAGTTATGGCCACAGCTTCAAGAAGCAATCAGTTGAAGATGAGGTTGCAGCATATAGAAGCTACAGTGCCTCCACTAGAAAAGGCGGTGCTTGCACAGACAACTCATTTACATTTTGCATACACAGgag GTGTGGAGTGGCATCCTCGTATCCCACATGAACATAATCATTTTATACACGACGACTTGCCTAACTCTTTTATGGATCACTATGAAGAGTGCAGGGATCCTCCACGGCTGCACATGCTTGATAA GTTTGATATAAATGGTCCTGGATCTTGCTTGAAGCGATACTCAGATCCTACTTATTTCAGAAGAGCATCAAGCAGCCTGGTTAAAGGAAACAACAAGTTCCAAAACAATAACATGAGTTGTAAAATTAAG AAGAAAAAATCTTCGTCAAGGAGTCGAGATATGTCACGTCTGGCTTCAATGGCTAACCAGAATGCTAG GAAGACGTTTACTTTAATTAGCTTCAGTGGACAAACCTCTTCTTCTATATCTGCCTCAACCAGTGACATGGAGAAAAGATCTGATCTCCAAGATCATCATTCTCACACTTATGATTGCCTTTCAACGGCAACCTCTTCACTGAAGACTGGAGAAAAAACGAAAGGGGGGTTAGTTTCATCCAGCTTGACACCGGGGTCTTGCACCATAGGTTCAGTACTCTCTGAATGTGAAACCGAAGATGAACATGATAATTTACAGTTTACTCCTTTGCAAGGGCAAGCTGCTGCTGGCTCTTCTTGCGTTAGTTGggatgagaaagaagagatagTGGAAGAACCTCTTGGTGTGAAGACAGATGAAGCATCTGTTGTGGATGCACTAGTTGAGAAAGCAAGCTATGGAGAAGGCACTGGTAGAGTTGATATTGGAAAAGCGGAATCAGAACCAGGACTGCAACAAAGTAATGGGATTGATGAGGTAAGGGAGATAAAAGCTGGTACAGAGATTGTGAGAGAACCGAGGGATAGTAGTGAACATGAGACTGAAAGCGAAGGGGAGTGTTTTGTTGATGCGCTTAACAGTATTGAATCGGAATCTGAAAACGAGCAAGGTCTCAAAACTAGTCTAGAGGCAGTGAGCATTCCATGTGGTGTTACAGGTGAGAGGTTGGAGAAGAGTTCCAACAAAGTTGAAGAGTCTTGTAGATCGATGGACAACGATTATTTAAATGCAGCTGATGAAATGAATCATCAAGATCCATTGGAGAGTGATAATAGAAGCCGTTCACCGCGCAATGATGTTTGTACAACAAGTAACATTACAAGTGGAGAAGATAAAATCGGTTTTACAGTTGTTCCGGCTCCTGAGAACAGTTTATCTGATTCATCAAACCACTTGTGTCATAGTGAACATCCAAAATCAGAAGCTAAGGTTTCTGGTGAAGTTGAAGCCATTAAAATATGGACTAATGGAGGTCTATTGGGACTGAACCCATCGAAACCTCCAGTCTTGGAAGTGCCAAGTCCGGATTGCAAGACCGAGGAAAGGACACTTGGTTCTGCAGAAGCTGAAAAAGATAAATCAGATGATCTGGTTGAACATGTTCTGGATACTCCAAGCTTAGGAACTCAAAATCTAACTGTAGACCAGAGAGAATGCCATGAGACTTCTTCTTACGGAGTCTTTGGTGGACTCAGCCAAAAGCTATTCACTAATAGTTTCCGCAGAAGAGATTCATTGCCTCATGATAATAGACAAGCTTTACCACCAACTATTCCAGAGAACGATGAAGTGATGGCAGAGAAGAGCAGGTTTCTCTTCAGAGACGAAGCTCCTATTGATTGGTTTGCATCGTCCCCGCCTCTTCAACACATGAAAATATCTCTCAATCCCGTTGACAACACCCTTCAGGCGTCAAGGCTGAAGCTGAAATTTTCAGATGAGGACAACAACAGCAATAATACATTCCCTTCCTTTCAGTTGCTTCCAGAGCCTGCTACTTCTCTTCTTGATTCTTGTtcagacgacgacgacgacacTTTTTGTATGACTTCACACATTGATTATCTTAGCGATTATCACTCCTTGTCAGATTCTGAGCAGTGGGAAGAACCCAATGACAGAAAAGAGCATGATTCTTTCCATGAAAGTACGCATGTAGATAACAATGGTGAGCCTTCTTCTCTACACACTGAAGCGGAAAATGGTTGTGTGGACTTAAACTTCTCTTACCTCCAGAGTCCTGTTGAGCCTTTACCACCGCCGTTTCCACCTGTGCAATGGATGGTTTCTAAAACAGCCTCAGAAACAATATCTGAAAACAAAACAACGCAGTCCATACAACTACAAGACGCTCTCAGGTTTGCGTTTGAGAAGCATACTTCATCGTCTATAGTCAACAAAGAAGAGCCTAACACTGTGGCTTCTGCTCCTAAACCAGAAACTAAG GTCCATGTGAAGAATAATGCGAGGGAGGAAAAACAAAATGCTAACGAAAAAGAGACTGATGCTGATGACTTCTTGCAACAAATCAGAACACAA CATGTCAACCTGAAACCTGTGGTTATGACAAGGACTTTATCTTCTACTGCTGCTGCTGCAACAACTGACCCTGCAATAAACATTAAGATCAGCGCCATGTTGGAGAAAGCAAACTCAATACGCCAG GCTGTAGCTAGCAACGATGGAGATGAAAGTGATACATGGAGCGATACGTAA
- the LOC106400056 gene encoding uncharacterized protein LOC106400056, with protein sequence MSRSFIKLSPWSHALIRKRRFRLFSSSFTTPYLLLGTTLKNDLPDGSDVRDVLLFDPTKEEMLTVPNITFPEELAGSRQIGSARGWGIFSNEHDRSLCISDLYSSLGPKSTLTMIPLPSLVAVHSNQANAVWNIAMSSSPSEEDCVVAIKLLDRQLSLCRPHSDMRWTNVGEILAENNLQKLENSTLMYSKRERRFYLPGPGGNSLYSWDLHLKKNKVPSFHELLFRDLPELDDSEWKLLGWCCRTEHLVELASSGERFLVKWYAQRFFSSSHEGSKYTTRRFMVFREKKMTEGRYMHYTEDIGDVCIFISMSEAFCVEASSCSGLKPNSIYFIGHGFGIYNIVDTTIHHFQAPEGAPTSFKDPYWLPPSRI encoded by the exons ATGTCTCGGAGTTTCATCAAACTCTCTCCTTGGAGCCATGCCCTC atACGCAAGAGACGCTTTCGTTTGTTTTCATCTTCTTTCACAACTCCATATTTGTTACTTGGCACTACGTTAAAGAATGATCTTCCGGACGGTAGTGACGTCAGAGATGTCCTCTTGTTTGATCCGACCAAGGAAGAGATGCTTACAGTTCCCAACATAACATTCCCCGAAGAGCTCGCTGGTTCGAGACAGATAGGAAGTGCACGTGGATGGGGCATATTCTCTAACGAGCATGACCGTTCACTATGTATCAGCGACCTATACAGTTCCTTGGGTCCCAAGTCAACTCTCACAATGATTCCTCTGCCTTCGCTTGTCGCTGTACACTCAAACCAAGCAAACGCCGTCTGGAACATAGCAATGTCATCTTCTCCTAGTGAGGAAGACTGTGTGGTTGCTATAAAGCTGTTGGATAGACAGCTTAGTCTATGTAGACCACATTCTGACATGCGTTGGACTAATGTCGGGGAGATTTTGGCTGAGAATAACTTGCAGAAGTTGGAGAACTCGACTCTTATGTATTCCAAGAGAGAGCGTAGATTCTACTTGCCTGGTCCTGGAGGCAACTCCTTGTACTCATGGGATCtccatttgaagaagaacaAAGTCCCTAGCTTCCATGAGTTGTTGTTCCGCGACCTACCGGAGTTGGATGATTCCGAGTGGAAGCTTTTGGGTTGGTGTTGCAGGACCGAACACCTGGTTGAGTTAGCCTCCAGTGGCGAACGTTTTCTTGTCAAATG GTACGCACAGCGCTTCTTCTCGTCGAGCCATGAAGGAAGTAAATACACGACAAGGAGGTTCATGGTGTttagagagaagaagatgacgGAAGGAAGATACATGCATTACACAGAGGACATTGGAGATGTGTGCATATTTATTTCTATGAGCGAGGCTTTCTGCGTCGAGGCTAGTTCTTGTTCCGGTCTGAAGCCTAACTCCATTTATTTTATAGGCCATGGTTTTGGTATTTACAATATCGTTGATACAACAATACATCATTTTCAAGCTCCTGAAGGTGCACCTACTTCTTTCAAAGACCCTTACTGGCTTCCTCCATCTCGTATATAG
- the BNAC03G58980D gene encoding uncharacterized protein At2g34160 — protein sequence MEGITEGVNNMSLAVDSQKKNRIQVSNTKKPLFFYVNLAKRYMQQYADVELSALGMAIATVVTVAEILKNSGFAVEKKIMTSTVDIKDGARGRPVQKPKIEITLAKSDKFDELMAAANEDKEAADAQEQN from the exons ATGGAAGGGATCACTGAAGGAGTTAACAACATGAGCTTGGCCGTTGATTCACAGAAGAAGAATCGGATTCAGGTTTCAAACACTAAGAAACCATTGTTCTTCTACGTCAATCTCGCCAAG AGGTACATGCAGCAGTACGCAGATGTGGAGTTGTCTGCACTTGGAATGG CCATTGCTACGGTTGTCACCGTTGCTGAGATATTGAAGAACAGTGGCTTTGCTGTTGAAAAGA AGATTATGACTTCGACTGTGGATATCAAGGACGGTGCAAGGGGTCGTCCTGTGCAGAAACCCAAG ATTGAGATAACGCTCGCCAAGTCTGACAAGTTTGATGAATTAATGGCTGCGGCCAACGAAGACAAGGAAGCTGCAGACGCTCAAGAGCAGAActga
- the LOC106399580 gene encoding uncharacterized protein LOC106399580, which yields MKETIRCCIACILPCGALDVIRIIHSNGHVEEISGTITAGEVMKAYPKHVLKKPSSQSDHQERGDLISATKIVIVPPEAELQRGKIYFLVPAAKSDKRNAKAVKKRSQTRRHGEEGDDNSNGDKDKSYDKDVSLLISDRYLTEILSEKIATQKERRKGRVGVWRPHLESINED from the coding sequence atGAAGGAGACAATCAGGTGCTGCATCGCCTGCATCCTACCATGTGGAGCTCTGGACGTGATCCGCATCATACACTCAAACGGCCACGTGGAGGAGATCAGTGGCACAATCACCGCCGGAGAAGTAATGAAGGCATACCCGAAGCACGTACTCAAGAAACCGTCTTCACAGTCTGACCATCAAGAACGTGGTGATCTCATCTCAGCCACAAAGATCGTCATCGTCCCTCCGGAAGCTGAGCTCCAACGTGGGAAGATTTACTTCCTCGTGCCTGCAGCTAAATCCGATAAACGTAATGCAAAGGCCGTCAAGAAGCGGTCACAGACTCGTCGGCATGGTGAAGAAGGTGATGATAATTCGAATGGGGATAAAGATAAAAGTTACGACAAGGATGTGTCACTGTTGATATCTGATCGGTACTTGACGGAGATACTGTCGGAAAAAATCGCGACTCAAAAAGAACGGAGAAAGGGGCGCGTTGGCGTTTGGAGGCCGCACTTAGAAAGCATAAATGAAGATTGA